In Thauera sp. JM12B12, one DNA window encodes the following:
- the minD gene encoding septum site-determining protein MinD, whose translation MRVIVVTSGKGGVGKTTTSAAFASGLALRGFKTAVIDFDVGLRNLDLIMGCERRVVYDLVNVVNGEARLNQALIKDKHCDNLFILPASQTRDKDALTEDGVEKVLQELEHMGFDYVVCDSPAGIERGAVMALTFADEAVVTTNPEVSSVRDSDRILGILQSKSKRAREGGEPVKEHLLITRYSPKRVEDGEMLSYKDVQELLRVPLIGVIPESESVLHASNQGTPAIHLKGTDVAEAYADVVSRFLGEDRPLRYVSYEKPGLIKRLFGGK comes from the coding sequence GTGAGAGTCATCGTTGTAACGTCCGGCAAGGGCGGCGTGGGCAAGACCACCACCAGTGCAGCCTTCGCCTCGGGGCTCGCCTTGCGCGGCTTCAAGACCGCGGTCATCGACTTCGACGTCGGCCTGCGCAACCTCGACCTCATCATGGGCTGCGAACGCCGCGTGGTGTACGACCTGGTGAACGTGGTCAACGGCGAGGCCCGGCTCAACCAGGCCCTGATCAAGGACAAGCACTGCGACAACCTCTTCATCCTCCCGGCGTCGCAGACGCGCGACAAGGATGCGCTCACCGAGGATGGCGTGGAGAAAGTGCTGCAGGAGCTTGAGCACATGGGCTTCGATTACGTGGTGTGCGACTCCCCGGCCGGCATCGAGCGCGGCGCGGTGATGGCGCTGACCTTCGCCGACGAGGCGGTCGTCACGACCAACCCCGAAGTTTCCTCCGTGCGCGACTCCGATCGCATTCTCGGCATCCTGCAAAGCAAGTCGAAGCGCGCCCGCGAAGGTGGCGAACCGGTCAAGGAACATCTCCTGATCACGCGCTACTCCCCGAAGCGCGTCGAGGACGGCGAGATGCTCTCGTACAAGGACGTGCAGGAGCTGCTTCGCGTGCCGCTGATCGGCGTGATCCCCGAATCGGAATCGGTGCTCCACGCCTCCAACCAGGGCACGCCGGCGATCCACCTCAAGGGTACGGACGTCGCCGAAGCCTACGCCGACGTCGTCAGCCGCTTCCTCGGCGAGGACCGCCCGCTGCGCTACGTGAGCTACGAGAAGCCCGGCCTCATCAAGCGCCTGTTCGGAGGCAAGTGA
- the minE gene encoding cell division topological specificity factor MinE: MSFLARLFGEKKKTAEIAKNRLSLLIAHERAGGSTTADFLPALQRELIEVISKYVAVNPDDIKVHLDKQDNMEVLEVNIVLPEQNR, translated from the coding sequence ATGTCCTTCCTCGCCCGCCTCTTCGGCGAAAAGAAGAAGACCGCGGAGATCGCCAAGAACCGTCTGTCCCTGCTCATCGCCCACGAGCGAGCGGGCGGCAGTACCACCGCCGACTTCCTGCCTGCGCTCCAGCGCGAGCTGATCGAGGTCATCTCGAAGTATGTCGCGGTCAATCCGGACGACATCAAGGTACACCTCGACAAGCAGGACAACATGGAGGTGCTCGAGGTGAACATTGTGCTGCCGGAGCAGAACCGCTGA
- a CDS encoding DUF1178 family protein gives MIVLDLSCTNAHRFEGWFASSADFESQLAGGLVACPSCGDTRVQRLPSAPYVLTRSAPAPKPPAAYDTSHAAPALPSQVVAQVVGALREMARKAEDVGDRLAEEARRIHHGDAEARDIRGAASRDDIAELLDEGIVVLPVPPDENAH, from the coding sequence ATGATCGTCCTCGATCTCTCCTGCACCAACGCGCATCGCTTCGAGGGCTGGTTCGCCTCCAGCGCGGACTTCGAATCCCAGCTCGCGGGTGGCCTGGTCGCCTGTCCCTCATGCGGCGACACACGGGTTCAGCGGCTTCCAAGCGCGCCTTATGTCCTCACGCGGAGCGCGCCTGCGCCCAAGCCCCCGGCGGCCTACGACACCTCGCACGCTGCCCCGGCCCTGCCGTCTCAAGTCGTCGCCCAGGTCGTGGGCGCCCTGCGCGAAATGGCGCGCAAGGCCGAGGACGTGGGCGATCGCCTGGCCGAGGAGGCTCGCCGGATCCACCACGGTGACGCCGAGGCACGCGACATCCGTGGTGCCGCCTCCCGGGACGACATCGCGGAACTCCTCGACGAGGGCATCGTCGTCCTCCCGGTGCCGCCGGACGAGAACGCGCATTGA